The genomic segment CGGCCAAGCTTGGCTTGCACTGCTTATATTGTCGCTACTTGGCTTTGTCGTAATTAAAGCAAACGATACGTTCAAGCTCATCTGGGCACTGCTGCTGCTCGCTATTGAGAGCTGGAGCGGCCATGTGGCGGCGCTGCAGTCGAATATGAACTTGGGCATCGTGCTTGATTTTATCCATCTCGCTTGTGCGGCTGTATGGAGCGGGGGCTTAATGATTTTGCTTGGCTTATGGTTTGCTGATCGGAAGGAAGCGGGGCGGTTTGCAGAACGCTTCACGACAGCAGCTTGGATATCCATGGCGCTGCTTGTCATTACGGGTGCGGCGATTACGCTGTTGCTGCTGCCAAGCCTGTCCTATTTATTTTATACAAGCTGGGGCATATGGCTAATTGTGAAAATCGTGCTGGTCGCGCTCGTCATCGCCACAGGCGCTTTGCTTCGGGTCCGTGTTCGGCGGGGGGAGCTGCCACACGGCTTGATGCTGAAAGTGGATGCAGGCTTAATGCTGGCGATCACGCTCATTGTCGGCGTGTTCACCTATATGAGCCCACTGCCGGACAATACGCCAGTCCGATTTCATAAGATGGGGGAAACGCGCCATTTTACCGTGAATATAACGCCGAATGAGCCAGGAACGAATCTATTCGAGGTGAAAATATGGCTGCCGGAGCAGCTGGGAGAGCCTTCTGAAGTAAGGCTGGTGCTGCATTCGCGTAACAGACAGCAGCTTGCGCCACTTGAGGTGCCGCTGGCGATTTTTGAGGATAAGTCGTATGAATCGTTTCCTGGTTTTGTGAGAACATCGTACCATGCAGAGCAAATGGACATCCCATTCCCCGGGAAATGGACAGCCGAGCTGCAAGTGGTCGATAAGAGCGGGGACAAGCTGGAAGAAAGCATCGATTTTGAAAACTATTAATACAAGCTGGGAGCGGTAGCGGGTGTCATATCGATGGTTGAAATGGTTGATCTTGTGGATTCCAACACTTACAATTGGGCTTTGGGAATATGTCCGGCATGCGTTCCTGCTACCATACATTTCTATGGATTTGGGCAATGTGCTTGCACCTGTGCTTGTGTTTCTAGTTACACTGACGCTGCTGCGCGGTTTGTTCAAGCGTTTAGAGGTGATGCAGGATGCATTGCAGCGCGAACGGCTGTCGAAATCTGCGTTTGAGCAGCGCGAGAAGCTGGCTCGCGAGCTGCATGACGGCATTTCGCAGTCGTTGTTTCTGCTTTCCGTGAAGCTGGACAGCTTGGAGCATGCCCATACTCCGGAAGGCGTTCGTCAGACGACTGAGCAAATTCGCGGAACAGTCCGCCATGTGTATGAGGATGTTCGCCAATCCATTGCCAACTTGAAATCGTCAACAGCTGCAAGTCCTGCTGAAGGCCCTTGGCGAGCGGCCATTCATTCCCTTGCCGAGGAGCTGCGGGAAGCTGGGGGCTATACCGCTGAAGTAAATTGGCAATTGTCTGAGCATGCGCTGTCGGACAAAGAGAAGGTTGAGCTGATGGCAATTGTGCGCGAGGCGCTGATGAATATTCGCAAGCATACGCATGAGGCGCATGTGAGCATTGCCTGCTATCCGCTTGAAGGCGGAGCACTGGGCAGCTTTCATTGTATCGTAGCGGATACAGGGCGAGGGGCAGACGCCGAGCAGTTGGAGGCGAAAGGCCGCTATGGCATTCGCATGATGCGCGAACGAGCAAAGCAGATGGGCTGGACGCTTCGTGTAAAGAGCGAGCGGGGCCAAGGAACTTGTGTGGAAATAGCAGCGGAGCCTTTAAGTGACAGTTAGCATGAAGACAACGATTGCAGGAAGCACAAATGATAATGTGGGGAGAGTGAGCAGGTTGAGCAGAAAACAGGTATTTACAGGTTCTCCATGGGAGCCGCTTGTCGGCTACTGCCGCGCCATTCGTGTTGGCAACCGGATTGAGGTCGCAGGAACGACGGCGATGAAAGATGGCGAAGTAGTAGGCAAAGGAGATCCATACGAGCAAACTCGGTTTGTGCTGCAAACGATCGAGAATGCTTTGGCTGAGCTAGGGGCGAGCATGTCCGATGTTGTGCGGACAAGAATGTTCGTTACCGACATTTCAAAATGGGAAGAAATCGGCAAGGCGCATGGCGAGTTTTTCCGCACGATTCAGCCAGCAGCCACGATGGTAGAAGTCAAAGCGCTCATTGATCCGCTATTATTGGTCGAAATAGAGGCTGAAGCCATCATACAACCATAAGTCTAAATAACAGCTCCTCGTTCATCGTAAAGATGGCGGGAGCTGTTTTTCGTTGCTTTTGTTTAGGCTTTGTTAAACCTATATAATGTAGATATTCCTCAAGAACAAAGGAGAACTGAAAATGAGAAAACTCGTTCTATTTCTGCACGCATCGCTTGACGGTTTTGTAGAAGGGCCGAATGGTGGAATGGACATTGGCTGGGTTTCCTACGATGCTGATTTGGAGAAACACGCGAAAGAAATTCTGAGTACTGCCGACACGGTCATTTGGGGGCGCGGGACTTATCAGATGATGCACAGTTATTGGCCATCTGTGCCTTCGGACCCATCAGCTTCGCAGCATGAACGGAATCATGCCGAGTGGATCGAAAAGACAGCCAAAATCGTTTTTTCCACGACGCTGGATAAAGTCGAATGGAATAATTCCAGACTCGTGAAAGAAAATGTCGAGGAAGAGATCAATCAACTCAAACAGCAGCCAGGCAAGGATATGGTCATCCTCGGTAGCCCTAGGTTCGCACACCACCTTATGGAGCTTGATTTAATTGATGAGTATAAAATTACGGTTTCTCCCGTCCTGATCGGTAAGGGATTGCCGTTATTCCAAGGTCTCAAGGAGAAGATCAATCTTAAGCTAATTGAAAACAAGACCTTTGATTCTGGAGCCATAGGTCTCGTTTACCAGACGGTAAGATGACCTTGTCACTTAAGGGGATTTTGCTAACGGGAGACGATAGCTCAATTAACCGCCTTTTCACAAAGGCGGTTTTCTTATGGTCACCAATCAACATTATAATGTAACATAGCCTTTGTTTAAAAAGAATCTATTTTCAGAGGTGTTGTTTAAATATCAGTGCAAATAAGTTAAAGCGGTTTCAAAGCCTATATATCTGTTGTAACATGTAGGGGATCAAAAATGTGAAGGGCGGGGTTTAAATGCAAGTGAAGCAAGCACCGAAAGGCGTCTGGCCCGTTATGCTTACACCGTTTACCAAGGATAATGAGGTTGATTATCCGGCTCTGGAACAGCTGATTAATTGGTACATAGACAATGGCGTGCATGGGCTGTTTGCGGTTTGCTTGTCCAGTGAAATGCTTCATCTCTCTCTGGAGGAAAGGGTAGCGGTAGCGCGCTTCGTGCAGGAAAAGACGGCGGGAAGAGTGCCTGTCGTCGCTTCAGGCCACATTTCGGAGTCCTTTCAGCAGCAGCTTGAGGAAATTAGGCAAATTTCAGCAACGGGCGTGGATGCCTTCGTACTCGTGACGAACCGTCTGGCTGCCGAGGATGAGGACGAAGAGGTTTGGAAAAGGCGTGCGCAAACGATTTTGGAGACGTTCCCTGATGTGACCTTTGGGCTTTATGAATGTCCAATCCCTTATCACCGCCTATTGTCGCCAGAGCTTGTCAAATGGTGTGCAGATACGGGCAGATTTACATTTATGAAGGAATGCAGCAACAATTTGGAGCAAATTAAAGCGAAAATCAAGGCAGCGGAAGGCACTCCGCTTAACATATTTGTAGCGAATAATCCTCATGTGCTTGAAGTAATGCAAGGGGGTGGGGGCGGATATAGCGGCATGCTCGCTAGTTTTCAGCCTGATTTGTATGCTTGGCTGACGGACAACTGGGACAAGCAGCCGGATAAGGCTGAATGGCTGCAAAACTATCTCGGAGCATCCTGCCTCTATGAAGGCCGTCATTATCATATCGGCACCCGCTATTATTTGCAGCTTGAAGGGCTGGATATTACGCTGAAAAGCCGCTCGAAAAAAGCATCGGATTTCAAAGTGACACATGAGCGCGAAATCGAGCAGTTCAGGAAATTCAATCAATATGTCAAGCAGACGCTATTAGAATAGCGGCTGCTTGAAGCAGGCGGCGCCATCTTTCAAAGATGGCGCTTTTATTTGCTAGCCTGTACAAAAAAAGCATCCAAGCCAACAAATAAAAATTTTGCGATGCTGAAAAACAGCTTGAAGCCGAGCTAAGGGAAAGTTACCTTTAGTTTCCAGCAAGGTAACCTTTTTAGAAATTCCACGTCTATATCAATAGAGATAAAGACAACAGGTATTTTTTGATGACGGAGGTTATGATGATTTTGAAAAAATTCGCGTTGGGCTTAATGGCAGCGGCACTGCTGGCTCTTCCAGCCCTTTCGGCGCCAGTTATTGCGGCTGATCGGCCCATAGAGCTTGCGAATGGAAAATTGATGGACAACCGGATGCTAATTCCGCTGCGCGATGTTGCACAAAATATGGGGGCTGCAGTAGAGTGGAGCCAGAAGCTTCAAACGATTGAAATCCAAAAAGACGATATCAGCATGCTTCTTGCGATTAACTCAAAAAAGGTGCTTGTCAATCAAGCTGAAACGGAGCTTGACGTGCCGGCGCAATTAATCAACAACACGACCTATGTTCCTCTGCGGTTCGTCAGCCAAATACTGGGCGCAAGTGTAGACTGGAATTCATATGGACAAGTCGCAACGATTACACTCGAAGGGAAGCAGCTTGTTGTATATGTGGAGCCGGTTAAGCTTTTGGCCGCTGAAAAAGCATCGGCAGCCCGCCTGAAGCAGCTGTCTGACAAATTAAACGAAGCAGCCGATGTGTCAGCTATGAAGCAGATTCGTACTTATTTCAAGCCTTATTTTACCGACCGTCTCATTAATGTCACTATTCAAAATAAAGGCCTAGAATATAATTATTCGTTTAAAGATCCTGTCACGACTGGCAGCTATAGGACCAAAACAACAGGAAGCTTTCTTCAATCGCTGGACATTGGCCATGATGCTTGGGAAACGGATTTCATGATGCGGGAGAGTAAAATAATTAAGGTGAATGGCATATGGAAGGCGGATAGCGTCAGCTTTACCAAAGGCAAAATTCCGATTTCGGGAGCATAACTCGGGCAAATCGCAAGCCAGTTATTGCATCGCGCCATTCATTTGCTTATAATGTAAAAGATATTGTTATCATACGAGTTGAAATGCTGAGACGGAGAAAAGTAAGCAGTGCCTTCACACAGGGAGAAGTCGCCATGGATTGAGAGCGTCTTTCGTGAAAACAGGCTGTCTGAAGTTCGCTCCTGAGCAGACTTCTGAACCCGGCGTGGCGCCAGCAGGTGCTGCATGCCCGCAAGTAGGAATGTTTCGGTTCCCGCCGTTAACGGGATTGAGGAGCAAGCTAGCACTTTCCCTGTCCGTACAGAGAGGGAATACGCAGATTGTTCAAATTAGGGTGGTACCACGGTTCTTTCGTCCCTTGCGGGAAGAAGGGGCTTTTTTTGTTTGTTTACAACAAATAGGAGGCGAGCATCAGATGAAAGAACGTTTGGAGGCTTTGCGCGTCGAAGCGCTGCAGGAGCTGCAGCAGGTAGACAATCCGCAAGTGCTTAACGACCTGCGGGTAAAATATTTAGGAAAAAAAGGCGCACTAACCGAAATTTTGCGCGGCATGGGCGGCCTTAGCGCCGAGGAGCGTCCGATTATCGGCCAAGTCGGCAATGACGTGCGTGCGGCAATTGAAGCCGTTATTGAAGAGAAGCAGGCGGTATTCCAGCAAGCCGAGACGGAAGCGCGCTTGCGCGGCGAGACGATCGATGTGACGCTGCCGGGCAAAGCATTGCCAACTGGAGCCGTACATCCGCTTAACAAGGTAGCCCAGGAAATTGAAGATATTTTCATCGGGCTTGGCTATACGATTGCGGAAGGCCCGGAAGTAGAGACGGATTATTACAACTTCGAGGCATTGAACCTGCCGAAAAACCATCCGGCGCGCGATATGCAGGATTCGTTTTACATTACCGACGATATTTTGATGCGTACGCAAACGTCCCCGGTTCAAGTGAGAACGATGCAAGCGATGAAAGGCAAGCCGATCAAAGTTATTTGTCCAGGCAAAGTATACCGCCGCGATGATGACGATGCGACGCATTCCTTCCAGTTCAATCAAATTGAAGGTCTGGTCATTGCGCCTAACATTCGCATGAGCGATCTGAAAGGCACGCTGCTGCAATTTGCCCAGCAAATGTTCGGCTCGCAAACGCAAATCCGTCTTCGTCCAAGCTTCTTCCCGTTCACGGAGCCAAGCGCGGAGGTTGACGTAAGCTGCGCGCAATGCGGCGGACATGGCTGCCGGATGTGCAAGCAGACGGGCTGGCTGGAAATTCTCGGCTGTGGCATGGTGCACCCGCGCGTATTGGAGATGGGCGGCTACGACCCGAACGAAGTGAGCGGATTCGCCTTCGGCATGGGTGTAGAGCGCATTGCGCTGCTGAAATACGGCATTGACGATATTCGTCATTTCTATACGAACGATCTTCGGTTTTTACAACAATTCGCGAGAATGTAGCAGGAAAGGAAGGGGAGCAAAGCGATGAAAATTTCGTATCAATGGTTGAATGAATATGTTGATTTATCTGGCTTTACGGGCGCAGAGCTTGCCGAAAAAATGACGCGCGGAGGCATTGAGATCGACGAGGTGGAATCCCGCAACAAGGGAGTGACAGGCGTCGTTGTCGGCTATGTCAAATCACGCGAAAAACATCCGGATGCGGATAAGCTGAATGTGTGCAAAGTGGACGTAGGCACAGGCGAAGAGCTGCAAATCGTATGCGGAGCCAAAAATGTCGATGCGGGACAACTCGTTCCAGTTGCTACCGTTGGAGCAAAGCTGCCGGGCGATTTGCATATTAAGCGCGCAAAGCTGCGCGGTGTAGAATCGCAGGGCATGATCTGCTCTGCGAAAGAGCTTGGCATTAATGACAAGCTGCTGCCGAAAGAGCAGCAGGAAGGCATACTCGTATTGCCGCCGCAAACGGTAATTGGAACGCCAATCGCTGACGTGCTTGGGCTGAACGACGAGGTGCTGGAGCTGGATTTGACGCCGAACCGTTCGGATTGCCTCAGTGTAATCGGCACGGCGTATGAAATTGGCGCCTTGACTGGACGAGAGGTGCGTATTCCTGAGCCGGCAATTGCTCATGCTTCCGAGCGTACAGACAGCCATGTACAAGTGACGATCAGCGCTCCTGAGCAGTGCTTCCACTACAGTGCGCGTTACATTAAAGGCGTGAAAATTGGCGAGTCTCCGCTATGGCTGCAAAATCGCCTTATTGCCGCAGGCATTCGTCCAATCAACAACGTCGTTGACG from the Paenibacillus sp. BIHB 4019 genome contains:
- a CDS encoding CopD family protein — translated: MILKFISRSKQLVRHAPARITALYAVLALLLFGAVLLVGLMPADAHAARILEPKHISGAFPTLAASFNPHEQVGHDQMENMDHGHDSGLSVGTALFYTARIVYYTALLLAAGMMLWFSGIRTGSDEQLKRMQQWSLPMMRALLLASLMYVFASARSLMEGYGGGGPEWVRLFTETNTGQAWLALLILSLLGFVVIKANDTFKLIWALLLLAIESWSGHVAALQSNMNLGIVLDFIHLACAAVWSGGLMILLGLWFADRKEAGRFAERFTTAAWISMALLVITGAAITLLLLPSLSYLFYTSWGIWLIVKIVLVALVIATGALLRVRVRRGELPHGLMLKVDAGLMLAITLIVGVFTYMSPLPDNTPVRFHKMGETRHFTVNITPNEPGTNLFEVKIWLPEQLGEPSEVRLVLHSRNRQQLAPLEVPLAIFEDKSYESFPGFVRTSYHAEQMDIPFPGKWTAELQVVDKSGDKLEESIDFENY
- a CDS encoding histidine kinase translates to MSYRWLKWLILWIPTLTIGLWEYVRHAFLLPYISMDLGNVLAPVLVFLVTLTLLRGLFKRLEVMQDALQRERLSKSAFEQREKLARELHDGISQSLFLLSVKLDSLEHAHTPEGVRQTTEQIRGTVRHVYEDVRQSIANLKSSTAASPAEGPWRAAIHSLAEELREAGGYTAEVNWQLSEHALSDKEKVELMAIVREALMNIRKHTHEAHVSIACYPLEGGALGSFHCIVADTGRGADAEQLEAKGRYGIRMMRERAKQMGWTLRVKSERGQGTCVEIAAEPLSDS
- a CDS encoding RidA family protein, producing the protein MSRKQVFTGSPWEPLVGYCRAIRVGNRIEVAGTTAMKDGEVVGKGDPYEQTRFVLQTIENALAELGASMSDVVRTRMFVTDISKWEEIGKAHGEFFRTIQPAATMVEVKALIDPLLLVEIEAEAIIQP
- a CDS encoding dihydrofolate reductase family protein, yielding MRKLVLFLHASLDGFVEGPNGGMDIGWVSYDADLEKHAKEILSTADTVIWGRGTYQMMHSYWPSVPSDPSASQHERNHAEWIEKTAKIVFSTTLDKVEWNNSRLVKENVEEEINQLKQQPGKDMVILGSPRFAHHLMELDLIDEYKITVSPVLIGKGLPLFQGLKEKINLKLIENKTFDSGAIGLVYQTVR
- a CDS encoding dihydrodipicolinate synthase family protein — translated: MQVKQAPKGVWPVMLTPFTKDNEVDYPALEQLINWYIDNGVHGLFAVCLSSEMLHLSLEERVAVARFVQEKTAGRVPVVASGHISESFQQQLEEIRQISATGVDAFVLVTNRLAAEDEDEEVWKRRAQTILETFPDVTFGLYECPIPYHRLLSPELVKWCADTGRFTFMKECSNNLEQIKAKIKAAEGTPLNIFVANNPHVLEVMQGGGGGYSGMLASFQPDLYAWLTDNWDKQPDKAEWLQNYLGASCLYEGRHYHIGTRYYLQLEGLDITLKSRSKKASDFKVTHEREIEQFRKFNQYVKQTLLE
- a CDS encoding copper amine oxidase N-terminal domain-containing protein, which codes for MKKFALGLMAAALLALPALSAPVIAADRPIELANGKLMDNRMLIPLRDVAQNMGAAVEWSQKLQTIEIQKDDISMLLAINSKKVLVNQAETELDVPAQLINNTTYVPLRFVSQILGASVDWNSYGQVATITLEGKQLVVYVEPVKLLAAEKASAARLKQLSDKLNEAADVSAMKQIRTYFKPYFTDRLINVTIQNKGLEYNYSFKDPVTTGSYRTKTTGSFLQSLDIGHDAWETDFMMRESKIIKVNGIWKADSVSFTKGKIPISGA
- the pheS gene encoding phenylalanine--tRNA ligase subunit alpha, with translation MKERLEALRVEALQELQQVDNPQVLNDLRVKYLGKKGALTEILRGMGGLSAEERPIIGQVGNDVRAAIEAVIEEKQAVFQQAETEARLRGETIDVTLPGKALPTGAVHPLNKVAQEIEDIFIGLGYTIAEGPEVETDYYNFEALNLPKNHPARDMQDSFYITDDILMRTQTSPVQVRTMQAMKGKPIKVICPGKVYRRDDDDATHSFQFNQIEGLVIAPNIRMSDLKGTLLQFAQQMFGSQTQIRLRPSFFPFTEPSAEVDVSCAQCGGHGCRMCKQTGWLEILGCGMVHPRVLEMGGYDPNEVSGFAFGMGVERIALLKYGIDDIRHFYTNDLRFLQQFARM